Proteins encoded by one window of Dendropsophus ebraccatus isolate aDenEbr1 chromosome 4, aDenEbr1.pat, whole genome shotgun sequence:
- the LOC138789389 gene encoding uncharacterized protein: MNNIVTPLRRLPPPSSSLSIVIPLHRHPPPSSSPSIVTPSVVIPLHRHPLRRHPPPSSPPPSSSPSIVTPSVVIPLHRHPLHRHPLHRHPPSSSPSIVTPSVVIPLHRHPLRRHPPPSSPPPSSSPSIVTPSVVIPLHRHPLHRHPLHRHPPSSSPSIVTPSVVIPLHRHPLRLHPPPLSPPPSSSPSIVIPLHRHPPPSSSPSMWLHNNSQ; encoded by the coding sequence ATGAATAACATCGTCACCCCCCTCCGTCGTCTTCCCCCTCCATCCTCATCCCTCTCCATCGTCATCCCCCTCCATCGTCATCCCCCTCCGTCGTCATCCCCCTCCATCGTCACCCCCTCCGTCGTCATCCCCCTCCATCGTCACCCCCTCCGTCGTCATCCCCCTCCATCGTCACCCCCTCCGTCGTCATCCCCCTCCATCGTCACCCCCTCTGTCGTCATCCCCCTCCATCGTCACCCCCTCCATCGTCACCCCCTCCATCGTCATCCTCCGTCGTCATCCCCCTCCATCGTCACCCCCTCCGTCGTCATCCCCCTCCATCGTCACCCCCTCCGTCGTCATCCCCCTCCATCGTCACCCCCTCCGTCGTCATCCCCCTCCATCGTCACCCCCTCTGTCGTCATCCCCCTCCATCGTCACCCCCTCCATCGTCACCCCCTCCATCGTCATCCTCCGTCGTCATCCCCCTCCATCGTCACCCCCTCCGTCGTCATCCCCCTCCATCGTCACCCCCTCCGTCTTCATCCCCCTCCATTGTCACCCCCTCCGTCATCATCCCCCTCCATCGTCATCCCCCTCCATCGTCATCCTCCTCCATCGTCATCCCCCTCCATGTGGCTCCATAACAATAGCCAATGA